The following is a genomic window from Niveispirillum cyanobacteriorum.
AAAGGACTGTTGCATCCCACGAACGGTTTGTGTAGGTTCCGCGCCACTTCGCCAGGGCGCCCCGGTCGACCACCGGAAATCATGCGCGGCGAGGTCATGCGGAGAGGTGGCGGAGTGGTCGAACGCGTCGGTCTCGAAAACCGAAGTACCCGCAAGGGTACCGTGGGTTCGAATCCCACCCTCTCCGCCATTCCATCCCCGTAAGCCTTTGATTTATCAGGAAATGCACACTGCATTTCTTTGGCTTCCCCACATTTTTCCCCACACCTCATATCGGATTGGGGCGGCTGTGGGCGGACACGCGCGAACGGTTCAGGTATGGGAGCGTCGCCTCCCCCTTGCCCGGCTCCATCGTGCTTCCATGCGTAGGATGACTTCCTCTAGCTCCCCTTCCGCTTCTATCTCCAGGGTGAGAATGCGCTCTACGGCGGCATTATAGGTTCGCCAGTGCATGCCCTTGGGCTTTTTGGGGATCGGGGACGCCATGCCGGGATCGCCCCCCAACTTCTTACGCAGCTTGTTGGCAGTATGCAGGGGGAGTAAGTGCTCCCGTTCCAACTGTGACTGATAGCCCAGCCGGTAACAGTGCCGACAGGCAAACAGCTTTCCGGCTCCGTAGAGCTTCGCCACCCGCTTTCCGCAATATTGCCCACCTGAAAAGCAGACGCAGCGGAACCATGGGCGGGAGCCTCCATAGCGGCACGCGGTCCAGTCTATGGGCACCCGCTGTTCCACCGGCTCCCAATCCCCAAAGCCGGGACGGTATTTGTAAATCAGCACAATCTCGGATTCGTTCGCGCGCTGTTGAATGGTTGCCGTGGTGCCATCCTGATAGGACCATTGCCACGTCCCCCAATAGCCAGGGCGAAGGGACCCGGCCCGGTGTAGCTTCATCACGTCAAGCGTGCGGCTGCCTTCAACGGTGCCGGCTACCCGGTTATGCCCCCCTGAACCAAACCCACCCATGATGCCCTCGCGGATTTTGCCGAAATCCCTTGGCAATTATACCCGCCTTTGATCGTCACGGACACAGTAAGTATAGCAAGAACAATATGTTAGGTAGTCCGTGGAATATCCGCCATCGGCCATATCATCCCCATAAAGCCTTGATCTTTTAGGGCATTGCAAAACTGACTTGGTCAGTGCCAACAGCCCGACGGCGGCATGGGCGGGAATTGCCATGTCGCGTCCGCGCGTTCCCCGCTTTCAATGCATGACGGGGTAAAGGTGACGCACATAGGGGTATAGATCGCCCAATTGCAGATTGTTCTTTTTTTGTTCTATCGTGTGCCATCGCATAGAGGTGCATGATGGAATATCACGACATCGCCCAGCGTCCCCCGCTGTGCCCGGTTCCTGTCTTTCAACAGCGTGTCGGGGCAGGCTTTCCGTCACCGGCTGCTGACTATGCGGAAGGGCGGTTGGATTTTAACCGGTTGCTGGTGCATCGCCCGGCATCAACCTTTGCCGTTCGCATCACGGGAACATCCATGGTCGGGGCCGGCATCGTTGATGGTGGGATGGTGGTGGTTGACCGTTCGGTGAAGCCGGTTCCCGGAAAGGTCATTGTTGCCATTGTGGACGGAAGCCTTGTTGTGAAGCGGCTGCGTAAGGATCGTGACGGCTCTATATATCTGGACAGTCACCCCGCCCCCGGACATGAGGACATGCACCCGCCCATCCGCATTGGGGATGGAATGCAGTTTGAGGTGTGGGGCTGTGTCACGTCGGCAATCACCTTCATGGCGTGACGCCCATGTATGCGCTGGTAGACGGCAATAACTTCTATGTGTCGTGCGAGCGGGTGTTTGATCCCCGGTTGCGCGGGGTGCCTGTCGGGGTGCTGTCAAACAATGACGGCTGTTTCGTCGCGCGGTCGGATGAATTGAAGGCGCTGGGCGTGAAGATGGGGCAGCCCGCCTTTCAGGTGCGCGACCTGTTGCGCGCCAACCGGGTTAAGGTGCTTTCATCCAACTACACGCTTTATGGCGATATGAGCGGGCGGGTTCTGGACACGTTGCGGGAATTGGTCCCCGACGTGGAACCGTACAGCGTTGACGAATCATTCCTAAACCTTGCGGGGTTCGATCACTGGAACCTGTCCGACCTGGGTAGCGGCATCCGGGAAACCGTGCGCGACTGGACCGGCATTCCGACTTGTGTCGGGATCGGCCCTACCCGCACCCTGGCAAAGCTGGCGAACCATGCCGCCAAGAAACGGCTGTTGAATGACAGGGGCGTTTGCGACCTGTCACCGCCCGATATCCGGGCTGGGCTGCTGTCGCGGATTGCCGTTGGTGAGGTGTGGGGAATCGGGCCGGCTTCACAGGTGAAGTTGAATTATATCGGGATCAGGACAGCGGCGGACCTTGCCCAGATGGATCGGCGGCACGCGCGCGACCTGTTATCCGTCACCGGGCAACGCATCGTTGATGAATTGCGCGGGGTGGATTGCGTGCATCCCGACATGGTCCAGAAGGACCGCAAGGGGCTTGCCGTGACGCGCGCATTCGGTGCCCCGGTGTGCGAACGGGGGCAGATGGATGAAGCTGTCACCGCCTATGCCACGCGCGTTGCGGAAAAACTGCGGGATGCCGGCATGGCGACAATGTCGGTTCAGACCTTCATCCATACCAACCGGTTCAAGGACAGCGACGCGCAATATAGCAATGCCGCTACCGTCACGCTTGCCGACGCCACAGCGGACACGCTGGCGATTGTCAGGGCCGCGCGGGAATGCCTTTCCCGCATCTGGCGGGATGGATACCGCTATTCCAAGGCGGGCGTATTGCTTGACGGTCTGGTGAAGCCGGAAGCGGCACAGCCCAGCCTGTTTGACGCCACCCCGGACAAGGCACGGTCACAGCGGCTTATGCAGGCCCTGGATAGCGTGAATGCCGCCCATGGTCGCGGTTCCCTGCAACTGGCGGGGGCTGGCATCCCGCGTCAAAGGCAATGGTCCGCACGCTTTGACCTGCGAAGCCCAAGGTGGACGACGTGTTTTGAGGAATTGCCGATGGCGCGGGCGTAAGGGAATTTCGCCACCAGTACGCGCGCCCACCTCATTCAGACTAACAATCTTCGCTGAGTGGGAATTGGAGGCTGCCTAACGATTATACGGGGTTGGCCGAAATGACCTGACTTAGCAATAAACCCTTCGTCAAATGTCTCGATTATCGGTACACCGGCTTCCATTGCTGTTGCAGCATGAATAGCATCCTTCGGCTTTATCCCAATATCCCAAACTAACGTCTGGGCTTCCTCAGATATTGAGCGACTTACGTTTCGTACCCTGATAAATGAACGCCGAAAGAACCGTCTGACGATGTCAGCTCGATCTTTCGGAATCTGTCGCTCACCTCGCAGCCAAAGACATTCAGCTATCGTCAACGCCGACGTTATGATCACGACTTCACCTTGATCCGCACGATCTAGCGTTCCGTGGCAAAGCTGCACACGCCCCTGCTCCTCTTGGAAATAGGCGAGGAAAGTTGCGCTATCCCAATAAACAAGTTCAATTGTCATGCATCGAACCTCAGAATACCGCGAACATCATTTAATGTCGGCAAGGTTGTGTCATCTTCCAGGGGAGTAATTTCGGCAACCTCAATACTAATAGGTTTTCCGTTCTTGCGATAATGTATAGTTCCGGAGAGCTCAACTCGCTGTCGAAAATTCTCGAATGCCTTCTTCAGTAAATTTTCAGATACGATGCACCTAACAGTCTGCCGGAGATAGGGATCGCGAACCGTTAAATTCAACGCGCCACGATCCTGAATAGCTTCTAATTTCCCTTCAATTGTACCAAAATCGTGATAGTCAACATTCCAATCATCTCTAATCAAGTTGGCTATTTCTTTGTTTAGTTCAGTCGGCGCTCGCTTAACCCACAAACGGATTGGAACAGTCCTTGTTCTGTCAATTATGGTCGCGTCCGCCAAGTTTCTAAGATGCTTAAGCGCGGCATCTGATAGCCCGGCTCCGGTCAAGTCACCGACCGACAGTTGCTTAATGCCCGACTCGGCTTTAGCGTAGACTGCATGCACTGCTTCAATGGACGTGTTCGGCGCAGGATCAACACCAATTAAATGGCTACCTTCGCGGAGGCGAACAATCCAGTCCGGGCCCGACTCGTCTGCCGTAATCGACCGACCGATCTCCTCCACATATCCAAAAAATGCGCGCGCTACCGCCATGAACCTTTCGGGCGACAGGTTCACAGCGACCTCAAGGGTCAAATCACTCGGTATCTGATCCGGCGTAGCCATAAGCAGCACTCCTACACGCTTAAATTCTAACGTGGTAGGCGTAGCGCTGTACATAAAGAACGTTCTAGCGGTAGCCTCTAGGCTGTTGCGCAGCTCAAAAATCAACACTTGTTGCCGCACTGTCCCACCGTCCCAAACTGTGGGCGTGGGACAATGGGACAGGCAAGGCCGGACTAGGCATCGCTCGGTGGTAACTTGGATGTTGCGGGCAGTTGCTTGACCAACCTGTCCACCTTCGACTTAGACAAGCCCGTTTCCTCAGCAATTTGCCGTACTGACATCCCCGCCGCGAAAAGCGGTTCAATGCGCTTCAAATCAGCTTTTACGATTGCCGACGTACTCCATACCGCCTTGCCCCGGTTGACGCTGCATATCGCCTCAAACGGCTCTGCATCTTTTCCGAAAAGACCGCGCGCCTTGTCAAAATGCACTTCGAACCGTGCGCCTTGGCTGCTTTCATAACCATCGGGACGTTTCAGGCAAATCACCGTATCCAACACGTCTTCCCGCTTTGACGTGCCGCGTTGCGCCCCCGTCTTCCCCGAATGATGGACGAATAGGACGGATCGCCCGCAACGGCGTTGGTGCAAGGCCCAATCCTGGATAGGTTGCCAGCTTTCCGCCTCGTTTTCGCGCCCATGTCTGACCAGCGTGGAAATGTTATCCACGACTATAAGGTCGGCTGTTTCGACATGTGGTGCTATCGCAGTTTGTCCGTCGGGATCGGAAAGGTCTGGTAATCCGAATTCGTTACGGTCTGCCGATAGGATGCGGAAATAGTCATCGCTAGGCGGTTTCAGGTTTGATGCGTTCATGATATCCGCAAGCCGGTCTCGTACCGCTTCCGATGGCATTTCCCCGTCAAGGTAAAGAACGCGCTTTGGCGCGGGGGCCGAAAACGACAGGAAGTTGCCACCTGTTGCAATGGCATAGGCCGCTGATAGGGCGAACCAGGTTTTGCCAACACCAGGGCGGGCATAGACCATAGCCAGCCCCTTGGCCGGGAGCCATGGCTTGATCAGGTACTCACGCGGGGGAAGATTAAGCGCCGCAAACTCCGCCGCTGTCAGCACGGTTAGCGGCCTTGTTAGGGGGTCGTGAAATTCACCGGCCCCATGGATGGCATTGGCAATTGCGTCATTCATGATCCACCGCCTTTCCGGTCGCGGCATCGTTCCAATCGGTGTAGGGGGCGGGTGGGGTTGCGATACGGACGGTTCGCCCTTCCGTGATCCATCGCTGTGCCGCGTCATGGGCAGCGTCCAAACCCACCGGGTCATTGTCTGCGGCTATCGTCACGGTGGACGCGCTGGGCAGCGGCGGCAGGATCAGCTTACGCACGCCCCCGGCGGATAGGGCTGCCCATGTTGGAAGCCCAGCGCCCCCCATGGCGGACAGGGCGCTTTCGATACCTTCCGCAACGATCATGTGCGGGCCGGCGGGTGCGAGGTGGACGGAACACCCCCCAACGGGGCCAAGTGTCATTTTGGCCGGATCAATGTCCGCCTTGCCCATGCCGTCCGGTCGCAAATAGGTACGGTGAAGGGCGACAATCGTTCCGCCAGCATCGCGCACAGCCGCGACCATGGCGGGCCATTTCATCCCTGTCGGCAGATGGCGCATGCGCAGGTAAAGCCGGATATCAACCGGTATCGGCAAATGGATGCATCGTGACCGCAGATAGGTTTCTACAACGGTCCCGCGCGCGTCCCGGCATTGCTGCCATATGGACAGGACGGCGCTGGCATCAAAAGGGGCTTTGCCCCGTGAACCCTCACCAGTGGGCACGGGATGAGCGGCAATGGGCCATTCGCGGCGGGTGGTATCCCGCCCCCATACGCCAGCCTTGCGCAGTGCCGCCACCACGGCGGTTTGATCGCACCCGGCATGGCAATGGACCAAGGCCCGCCCATCCCGATCTTGCATAGTGAAAGCACCCGGATAACCGCAAGCCGGACAGGCACCGACATGCACGGAACCCGAACGACGCAGACGCAAAGTCTGCGCAATTATGATGATATTCCTCATACTGGTATCCCCAGGCAAAAGGGTCCCAATACGGCGGACAATATGCCCGCCGTTCGAGAGGCAGAATTTGGGTAGCGTTAGCCTTTCAGGCTGTTAAGCCACGCTTCCGCCGCTGCCCGAGGGATGAGGGTTCGCCTTCCGATCTTCTTGATCGTGATTCGACCTGCCGCAACTTCCTTGTAAAAGGACGTTCTGCCGATACTGTATGATGATAAAAAGTCTGCGACCGAAATGGCGCCAATTAAGTCTGTGGCGGCATGAGTCGGTTTTTCAGCCTTCATGGCTGACATATGCGTGCTGTTCATTGGGAATACCCCATATGTACGGTGATGACCTTTGGTCAAAACGACAGATACGTAGGTATCGCCCTCAATTATTCATAACTGGCAGCGTGTCGATCATTTCGCGGCTGACAAATGCAGCGGCAATATATTCAAGGCAAGATCGGACTACGTTACCCAGATAAACGAACATCCATTCAAGATAATATATGAAATAGAACAAACATAATGCATCACGATAAAAATCTTCTGCCACAAAACGTATGTTATTCCAAAATCGGTCTGAAAGAACGCTTTCAAAACGGCTGGATAAATAGGGAGCCACTACAGCGAAGCGCCCAATTAATCCGGGCAACGGGTAGGGTTCTCCGGCATCCTCTTGTTCACAGAGGAACTTCTCTACAGACGAAAGATGCCCAACAAGGATCAAGGACCGTCTCCGTTCGCGTACGTTCTCAGATATAGGCCGGCGTTCCTATGAACACAAGAGGCAATGTGAATAAACCGATCACTATTTTCGTTTTTTCGCAAAACTGACCACCTTGCCAGTTCCACCCACACAGAAGCCGTCCCAAGCGTCCATCAATTTCCGCCGCTTTTCCAGTAGGTCGCCACGCCGATATGCCGCCTCTACCCGGTTTTCCACGGTATGGGCCAAGGCAGCTTCGCAGACTTCACGGGAAAAATTGGTCGCTTCCGCTGCCCAATCGCGGAAACAGGACCGGAAGCCATGAACGGTGAAATCCAAATCCATGCGACGCAGCATCATGGTGAGGGTCATATCCGACATGGGCGAACCCTTCCGGGACCCTTCAAAGATCAGCGCCCCCTTGTCGTCCGACGTGCGCAATTCCTGCATCCGCGACAGGATCGCCATGGCGCGGGCGGACAGTGGGACCGTGTGCGGCTTGCCTGCCTTCATGCGTTCCCCCGGAATGCGCCATTCTGAACTACTTACGTCTATTTCAGACCAGCGTGCGCCGCGCACTTCCCCGGATCGAGCTGCCGTCAAAATCAGAAACTCCATCGCCAGCCGGTAAGGCTCCCCCACCCGGTCATTCGTGCGCAGCTTTTCCAGAAAGGCGGGCAACTCTTTCCAGGGGATGGCGGCAAAGTGGTTATCCTTTTTCGGCTGCTTCGGAAGCCCCTTGGTAATGGCGCGCAAGGGTGCGTCTGTCTCCCGCCAGCCCTTGGCATGTGCCCAATCCAGCACGGCCCCGATGCGCTGGCGTACACGACGCGCGGTTTCAGGGATCACAAGCCAAATCTCCGCCAGCGTATCGCGCACCATGGGGCCGGTAACGTCGCGGACCGGAATATCGCCCAATGTAGGAAAGGCATGCTGTTCAAGGGTGGCAAGCCATTGATCGGCGTGCTTCCCGTTCTTCCATGATGGCAGGTGTTCCCGATGCACTTGGATCGCCGCTTCCCGAAAGGTGGGTAGCTTTACGGGTTCCGCCTTGGCCGCGCGCTTCTCCGCCACAACGTCCCGGCCTTCACGAAGCGCCCGGCGGACTTCCTCCGCCTTGGTCCTGGCATCGGCCAGCGAAACATCATTGGCAGAACCCAGCCCGATATCCCGACGCTTCCCGTCCACCTGCACCCGGACAATCCAGCTTCGGGAACCGGACTTGCCGACTTCAAGGAAAAGCCCCTGCCCATCGCCGTAGCGTCCCGCTTCCTTGGCGTTCCGCACCTGCATTGCCGTGAGATTTGCCATGTCCACACCCTTCGCCCGCCGTCCGGTGTGGGGAAGCACGATCCGTTCCCCACATTCTTCCCCACACATTTGCACGGCTATAGGGGTACGTCAACGGACGTTGGCGGACAGGAAAGGCTGAGAATCATGTAAAAACAAAGGCTTTGGCGACGGGCGGAGATAGAGGCGAACGCTTGTTCTACAGACACCCTCTCCGCCATATATCCCTCCTCTCCTATCAGTTGCTTGATTGTCCGATCACGCAGCACTCACCGGCTTCGGCAGGATTCCGGCGGCGATGGCTGCGCCATAGGCCTTGGTGATGAAGTCCGTCATCTCGTTGGATGAGCTGGAGGCCGCTGCAAAGTCAGGGTGGCCGTTCAACTCACGCGCCACCGTTCGCATCTTTTCGGTCAAGGCCGGGTCACCACCCGTGACCTCGAACACCTTGCCCATCCAGCGGCGCGCAAGGTCCATCGCTTCGGCGGAGGCCGGGTCAACGGTCTTCATGAGGCGAGCAGCCTCCTGACTCAGGGCGTCCCAGTCCGCATCCGGCTTATCCATGCCGCGATAGCCATTGGCCGTCAGGATCGCCTGATCTGCTGCGGTGAAATGTTTGCTGGCAACCGCCGCATAAGCAGCCGCCAGATTTTCCGTACGATTTTCCGTCATTGTCGTTTCCTTTGAGAGCGTCATCAGATCGTCCAAGGAAAGACCATCGCCTCTGGCAAGTTTAAGTCGGGCCGTACCCAACAGCCGCCGCGCTCTGTCGATACGCTCCGCCTCCTGGCACAGCATCTGTTCATGCCATTCCAGGAAAGTGGCCAAATCGGGCATGCCACCGGACAGGAGTTCGGCAATCCTGCTGAGCGGAAAGCCGAAACTCTTGAGGGCGATCACCTGATGCAGGCGTGCGATCTGGTCGGGGCCATAGACGCGCCAACCGGCGGCGGTCCGTTCGGCCCGAACCAATCCATGCGCTTCGTAAACGCGCAGTGCCTTTGCGGTTACACCAAGCCGGCGGGCGGCGGCGGCACAACGCAGATAAGGTCCAGCTTTTGCCAAGGCGTGTCTTCCTTCTTCGAACGAAGACCTTATCGGGCTTGCCCCAAGGGCCGGCTCAAGAGGAAAATTATCAGAAAATTTGCGCCCCCATCCGCGCCCAGGCAGCGGGGGCAGGAGCGGGGGCGGCGCCCTTCATAGCCACCGCCCCGAGAGTCGCTTACAAAATGAACTTCGACAGATCCGTGTTCTGCGACAGACCGTCCAACTGCTGACGGACGTAATCCGCATCCACCGTGATCACCTCCCCGCTCTTTTCCGTCGCGGCGAAGCTGATTTCCTCCAGCAGACGCTCCATCACGGTGTGTAGGCGGCGGGCGCCGATATTCTCGACCGTCCGGTTGATGTCGGCGGCCAGCCGGGCCAACTCGTCGATGGCGTCGTCGGTAAAGACCAGTTCCACCTCTTCCGTCTTCAGAAGCGCCACATACTGCTTGATCAGGCTGCATTCCGGCTCCGTCAGGATGCGGCGGAAATCGGCCTGGGTGAGCGGTTGCAAATTCACACGGATGGGCAGGCGGCCCTGCAATTCCGGCAGCAGGTCGCTGGGTTTGGCGACGTGGAAGGCACCCGACGCGATGAACAGGATATGGTCGGTCTTCACGGCCCCATGCTTGGTGGACACTACGGTACCCTCAATCAGGGGCAGCAGGTCGCGCTGCACGCCTTCGCGCGACACGTCGCCACCGCCGCGATGCTCACCGCGCGCGCAGATTTTGTCGATCTCGTCCAGGAAGACGATGCCGTTCTGTTCCACCGAATGGATGGCCTCGGCGACCACCTTCTCATTATCCAGAAGCTTGTCGCTTTCCTCGGCCATCAGCACTTCATAGCTTTCCGACACGCTCATCTTGCGGGTCTTGGTGCGACCGCCACCAAAGGCCTTCCCGAAAATATCACCCAGATTGACCATGCCCATCTGAGCACCCGGCATGCCGGGCACATCGAATGTCGGCATGCCGGGAACGGCATTGTCGGCCACCTGCACTTCGATCTCGCGGTCGTTCAGCGTACCTTCGCGCAGCATCTTGCGGAACTTCGCGCGGGTTTCCGGCCCGGCCCCTTCCCCAACAAGCGCGTCCAGCACCCGTTCCTCGGCATGCAGTTCGGCCTTGGCCGCCACTTCCTGGCGCAGGCGGGTGCGGGTCATGACAATGGCCGCTTCGACCAGATCACGGATGATCTGTTCCACATCACGACCGACATAGCCGACTTCCGTGAACTTCGTGGCCTCCACCTTCACGAACGGGGCCTGGGCCAGCTTGGCCAGACGCCGCGCGATCTCGGTCTTGCCGACACCGGTCGGGCCGATCATCAGGATATTCTTGGGATACACTTCCTCGCGCATCTGGCCGGTCAATTGCTGCCGGCGCCAACGGTTGCGCAGCGCGATGGCAACGGCGCGCTTGGCCTCGTTCTGGCCGACAATAAATCGATCCAGTTCCGAAACGATCTCACGCGGGGAGAAGGCGGTGGCACTCATCACATCTTCTCCAGCGTGACGGAATGGTTGGTATAGACACAGATGTCGGCGGCCACCTTCATCGCGCGCCGCGCAATCATTTCGGCATCGAAACCATCGATATCCTTGAGCGCACGGGCCGCCGCCAGGGCATAGGACCCGCCCGACCCGATGCCGATAATGCCGTCTTCCGGTTCCAGCACATCGCCATTGCCGGTGATGACCAGAGAGACATCCTTGTCCGCCACAGCCATCAGCGCCTCCAGACGGCGCAGGTAACGGTCAGTGCGCCAATCCTTGGCCATTTCCACGGCGGCGCGGGTCAACTGTCCCGGATGCTGCTCCAGCTTGGCTTCCAGCCGTTCGAACAGGGCGAAGGCATCGGCTGTGGCACCGGCGAAACCGGCCATCACGGAGCCGCCCGCCAGACGGCGAACCTTGCGGGCATTGGACTTCATCACCGTCTGCCCCATCGACACCTGGCCGTCACCGGCGATGACCACCTGTCCATCCTTACGGACGGAAATGATGGTGGTGCCATGCCACTGGATAGGATCGTGGGGGTTTGGATTGCCGGTCATCGGGCTCACTCGGGGCAAGGGAAGGATCGAACACGCCCTGCTATGTGGGCAGGCGGCGGGCAACGTCAAGCACAGGCACCAAGGGCCAAGCCCACTCTGGCCCCGGCTGATGCCCCCTGATGCTTGCATTTCAAGGATTTCACCCCCTACACTAACGCCCATTGTGAAGCCTGCCGTCGCCCATGTCATCGCGATCGCCGGTGCCGCCCTGCTGGGGCTGGCTGCGATCGGTTGGATGCTGCTTCCCCTGTGGGAAGCGCAATCGCCCGTGCTTGGCCTGCTGACGCTGGCCCTGCTTTTGACCATCGCCGCCATGTTCCTGCGGCTTCTGGCCTGGGGCCGGGGGCGGGAACTGGATATGCAGGAGACACGGACGGAGAATGCCCGTCTGCTGGCCCTGCTGGATGCCAGCCCCGATGCCTGGTTCGCCCTGGGCAGCGATGGCGATTTGGCGCAGTCCGCCGGATTCGCGGCCCTGCTGGGCCTGGAACAGGTGCGCGGACTGGAGGATGTGGAACAAGCGCTGGCGCCCAGCGATGCCGCCGCTCTGCACGGGTCCTTCCGACATCTGACCGACAGTGGGCAGCCCTTCCAGATCAATGTCCGGCTTGCCGACGGCTCCGCCTTCTTCCTGGCCAGTGGTCGGCGGGGCAAGGCGACGGATGGCACCGCCCTGCATCTGCTCTGGCTACGCGATGTCACGCCGCAGGGCCAGGAACAGGTGCGCCGTCAGGAATTGCAGAGTGTGCAGTCGGCAGAGCTGGAGAAGCTGCGTTGCCTTCTGTCCACCCTGCCCATCCCGCTGTGGCGGCGCAATGCGTCGCTGGACCTGGACTGGTGCAACCAGGCCTATGCCAACCTGCTGGACAGCAGTCCGGAACAGGTACTGGAGGCTGGCCGCGAACTACCCGGCGGCGGCCTGTTCGGCGCGCCCCGCGATCTGGCCCAGCGCGCGCGGGAAACGGGCGCAGCGCAGAGCGAGGACCGGTTCCTGGTGGTGGATGGCGACCGCCGTCTGTTCCAACTGACCGAAGTCCCCCTGCCGCAAGGCTGCATGATCGGTATGGCCGTGGACCGGACCACCGAACGCGGCCTGAAAGACGAACTGACCCGCCATATCGATGCGCATGGGGAGGTCCTGCATCAGTTGGGTTCCGCCATCGCCATCTATGGCCCCGATATGCGGATCAAGTTCCATAACCATGCTTTCGCGCGGCTGTGGGACATGGATACGGGCTGGCTGGCCGACGAACCGACCTTTGGCGAGGTGCTGGAGGATTTGCGCGACCGCCGCAAACTGACGGAAGAGGCGGATTTCCCGCGCTGGAAGAAGCAGCAGCTGGGCCTATTCACCTCGTTGATCGAACCGATGGAAGAGCTGATGCATCTGCCCGACGGGCGGACGCTGCGCTCCCTTGTCGTGCCTCATCCGTTCGGCGGGCTGATGTTCGTGGCGGAGGATGTGACCCACACCCTGGCCCTGGAAAGCTCCTACAACACCCTTATGGCAGTGCAGCAGGAGACGCTGGATAATCTGGCCGAGGGCGTGGCCGTGTTCGGCGGCGATGGCCGCCTGAAACTTTGCAACCCGGCCTTCCAGCGTCTCTGGTCCGTCGATGCCGAACAGGTGCGGGGTGAGCCGCATGCCAACCGGCTGGTCGATTTCGTGCGCCCCTTGCTGGATGAAGGCGGGAATTGGGACCAGGAGCGGGACCGGCTGGTCAGCCGCCTGCTGGAACGTGCCGCCGATGCCGGCATCATGCGCCGGGTCGATGGA
Proteins encoded in this region:
- a CDS encoding LexA family protein, with the translated sequence MMEYHDIAQRPPLCPVPVFQQRVGAGFPSPAADYAEGRLDFNRLLVHRPASTFAVRITGTSMVGAGIVDGGMVVVDRSVKPVPGKVIVAIVDGSLVVKRLRKDRDGSIYLDSHPAPGHEDMHPPIRIGDGMQFEVWGCVTSAITFMA
- a CDS encoding Y-family DNA polymerase — protein: MYALVDGNNFYVSCERVFDPRLRGVPVGVLSNNDGCFVARSDELKALGVKMGQPAFQVRDLLRANRVKVLSSNYTLYGDMSGRVLDTLRELVPDVEPYSVDESFLNLAGFDHWNLSDLGSGIRETVRDWTGIPTCVGIGPTRTLAKLANHAAKKRLLNDRGVCDLSPPDIRAGLLSRIAVGEVWGIGPASQVKLNYIGIRTAADLAQMDRRHARDLLSVTGQRIVDELRGVDCVHPDMVQKDRKGLAVTRAFGAPVCERGQMDEAVTAYATRVAEKLRDAGMATMSVQTFIHTNRFKDSDAQYSNAATVTLADATADTLAIVRAARECLSRIWRDGYRYSKAGVLLDGLVKPEAAQPSLFDATPDKARSQRLMQALDSVNAAHGRGSLQLAGAGIPRQRQWSARFDLRSPRWTTCFEELPMARA
- a CDS encoding type II toxin-antitoxin system VapC family toxin, which gives rise to MTIELVYWDSATFLAYFQEEQGRVQLCHGTLDRADQGEVVIITSALTIAECLWLRGERQIPKDRADIVRRFFRRSFIRVRNVSRSISEEAQTLVWDIGIKPKDAIHAATAMEAGVPIIETFDEGFIAKSGHFGQPRIIVRQPPIPTQRRLLV
- a CDS encoding AAA family ATPase, coding for MNDAIANAIHGAGEFHDPLTRPLTVLTAAEFAALNLPPREYLIKPWLPAKGLAMVYARPGVGKTWFALSAAYAIATGGNFLSFSAPAPKRVLYLDGEMPSEAVRDRLADIMNASNLKPPSDDYFRILSADRNEFGLPDLSDPDGQTAIAPHVETADLIVVDNISTLVRHGRENEAESWQPIQDWALHQRRCGRSVLFVHHSGKTGAQRGTSKREDVLDTVICLKRPDGYESSQGARFEVHFDKARGLFGKDAEPFEAICSVNRGKAVWSTSAIVKADLKRIEPLFAAGMSVRQIAEETGLSKSKVDRLVKQLPATSKLPPSDA
- a CDS encoding DUF7146 domain-containing protein; translation: MQDRDGRALVHCHAGCDQTAVVAALRKAGVWGRDTTRREWPIAAHPVPTGEGSRGKAPFDASAVLSIWQQCRDARGTVVETYLRSRCIHLPIPVDIRLYLRMRHLPTGMKWPAMVAAVRDAGGTIVALHRTYLRPDGMGKADIDPAKMTLGPVGGCSVHLAPAGPHMIVAEGIESALSAMGGAGLPTWAALSAGGVRKLILPPLPSASTVTIAADNDPVGLDAAHDAAQRWITEGRTVRIATPPAPYTDWNDAATGKAVDHE
- a CDS encoding helix-turn-helix domain-containing protein, which translates into the protein MNSTHMSAMKAEKPTHAATDLIGAISVADFLSSYSIGRTSFYKEVAAGRITIKKIGRRTLIPRAAAEAWLNSLKG
- a CDS encoding tyrosine-type recombinase/integrase, whose product is MANLTAMQVRNAKEAGRYGDGQGLFLEVGKSGSRSWIVRVQVDGKRRDIGLGSANDVSLADARTKAEEVRRALREGRDVVAEKRAAKAEPVKLPTFREAAIQVHREHLPSWKNGKHADQWLATLEQHAFPTLGDIPVRDVTGPMVRDTLAEIWLVIPETARRVRQRIGAVLDWAHAKGWRETDAPLRAITKGLPKQPKKDNHFAAIPWKELPAFLEKLRTNDRVGEPYRLAMEFLILTAARSGEVRGARWSEIDVSSSEWRIPGERMKAGKPHTVPLSARAMAILSRMQELRTSDDKGALIFEGSRKGSPMSDMTLTMMLRRMDLDFTVHGFRSCFRDWAAEATNFSREVCEAALAHTVENRVEAAYRRGDLLEKRRKLMDAWDGFCVGGTGKVVSFAKKRK
- a CDS encoding MerR family transcriptional regulator, whose protein sequence is MAKAGPYLRCAAAARRLGVTAKALRVYEAHGLVRAERTAAGWRVYGPDQIARLHQVIALKSFGFPLSRIAELLSGGMPDLATFLEWHEQMLCQEAERIDRARRLLGTARLKLARGDGLSLDDLMTLSKETTMTENRTENLAAAYAAVASKHFTAADQAILTANGYRGMDKPDADWDALSQEAARLMKTVDPASAEAMDLARRWMGKVFEVTGGDPALTEKMRTVARELNGHPDFAAASSSSNEMTDFITKAYGAAIAAGILPKPVSAA